The DNA segment ACGCCGCCCGTTTGGCTCAACTGGCTGTGGCGCTCGAGCAGCTTGCGCGACAGTTTCAGTTGTGCCTCGGCACGTAATAGCTCGAGTTGCACATTGCGCAAGTCGAGGCTTTCTACTTCGGCCAGCACCTGGCCAGCGCGCACAGCTTCGCCATGTTCCACCAAGATGTTGGCGATTCGTCCCGTGACCGTCGAATACGCGCTGGCCTTCCGGTCGGTCGGCAGTTCAACCTGGGCCTGCGCGATTACGAGTCGGCCACCGCTGTCGCTCGCGGGAGGGGCCGACTGGGTATCGACGACCTGACCCCCACTAGCAGTCGTCGTGCGGAGCCCGGCCGAATCAGCAGCGAAAAGCGATGCCAACTCGTGCTTGCCGGTCGTCACCACAGGATCGCCAGGGAACAATCCGTCGATAACTTCCACGAAGCCACCGCTGCGCAGACCGAGTTTGACGGGCTGCCGTAGGTATACGCTAGGCATTTGCGGCGTCGCTCCACGCCGCTCCAACACGACAACATAAGGTTGGCTTCCGGGATCGACGACGGCCTCGATCGGACAAGCAATCGCCTCCCGCATTACCGTCGCGCGAATGCGCAAGCGGCCGAACATGCCGTCGCGCAGCAGCTTCTCCTTGTTGTCGACTTCGACGTGAACGTGCATGGTGCGCAGCTCGGGGTCGAGCTTTACGCCCACATGATCGACTTCGGCTTTGAAGACCTTATCAGGAAAAGCATCGACGCTGATATCGACAGGCTGGCCCTCTTTGACGAGCGTACTATCCGTCTCCAAGACCTGACCGTGAACCCAAACTGTCGTGAGGTCGACAATTTCGTAAACCTGCTGCCAAGGTGCGACAACTTGCCCGGCGCGAACGTTAGAGACCGAAACCACTCCGCCGATCGGACTGGTAATGGGCACGGTGCGGACGGGTTTACCGCTATTCAGGATTTCGTCGATCATCGATGCGGTCAAACCCAACGACAATAATTTGAGAACCACGATCCCGCGCTCCGCGGCCAACTCATTGCGCGTCGTTTGCGACTCCAGCAGGCGGCGCTCTGACATGCTGCCACTCGAGGCGAGGCTGGTGCGCTCTTCCAGTAGCCGATTGGCCAGGTCGAGTTCGCTGGCCGATTTCAGCAAGGCCGTTTGCAGGTCTTCGATCTCTTGGCTTTCGACTTGTGCCAAAACCTGACCTTGGTCCACCTTGTCACCCGGTTGGACGTGGACCCGCGAGATTCTGCCGGCGACCAAGGAGGTGACGTACGCATGTTGTCGCCAGGGGACTTCCACCGCGGAGTTGGCCATTACGTCGCGTTCGAGGTCTTTCAAATGCACGGTTTCCGTGACAAGCCCGAGCGATTTCTCTGCCCCGCGAGAAATCCGCAAAACGTCCCCTTCGACGGCGACGCCGGTGTTTGGCAGGTTGTTGTGTTCGTCATGCCCCTGCGCTGAATCAGCATGCATGAGCCCAAAGCTGGCGATGACGGCCGGTAGCAATCCGGTGCGTAGGCTTCGCGACAGAACGTTCATCGGTAGGCCTCCTCGGCGCGCGGTTCGCGACCTGGTGCTAACCTCGTATCGGCGGTGCCGCCAAGATCTTGTGCGAGAACCGCTTCCAAGCGCGCCAACACCGCTTCGGTGTTTTGCGCAGCCGTGGTCATGTCGGGCTGTTGATCGGCGTCGAGCGCAGCATGCACGGTATCGAATTGAGAGCGAAGGTCGCGACGGGCCAAATTGATTTCTTCCCAACGCGCGCGCGGAATGCCGCTGTCGCGCGCGATGTACATCAGCCGGCCAATTACCAGGTCCAATTCGTCCAATGGATGGTGCGCATCATGCGGTCGTCCGTCGGCGACCGCTGCGAGCACCTGCTGCCGACATTCGC comes from the Pirellulales bacterium genome and includes:
- a CDS encoding efflux RND transporter periplasmic adaptor subunit, with protein sequence MNVLSRSLRTGLLPAVIASFGLMHADSAQGHDEHNNLPNTGVAVEGDVLRISRGAEKSLGLVTETVHLKDLERDVMANSAVEVPWRQHAYVTSLVAGRISRVHVQPGDKVDQGQVLAQVESQEIEDLQTALLKSASELDLANRLLEERTSLASSGSMSERRLLESQTTRNELAAERGIVVLKLLSLGLTASMIDEILNSGKPVRTVPITSPIGGVVSVSNVRAGQVVAPWQQVYEIVDLTTVWVHGQVLETDSTLVKEGQPVDISVDAFPDKVFKAEVDHVGVKLDPELRTMHVHVEVDNKEKLLRDGMFGRLRIRATVMREAIACPIEAVVDPGSQPYVVVLERRGATPQMPSVYLRQPVKLGLRSGGFVEVIDGLFPGDPVVTTGKHELASLFAADSAGLRTTTASGGQVVDTQSAPPASDSGGRLVIAQAQVELPTDRKASAYSTVTGRIANILVEHGEAVRAGQVLAEVESLDLRNVQLELLRAEAQLKLSRKLLERHSQLSQTGGVSRKDLWQAQTDTDNLQTSVDSLQNKLSLMGLSDEEISRIARLDITDNAATEAIRTTSEIRAPIDGRITVFDLSIGQVVRPQDELFEIHDTSAVVIRGYVHEQDSADVRVGQPVTATITADPQFSATSVIERTAPTLSAWGRAMSVWVPLDNPAGQLKEGMLARLAITISKEPPQTAKSVGSTENTESSPRAAAP